A single region of the Dehalococcoides mccartyi genome encodes:
- a CDS encoding PAS domain S-box protein translates to MNDKRLDLEASELRYRRLFETAQDGILIVDVLSGKVTDINPFLLNMLGYTQKEILDKRIWEISVFQNIASSRKAFDDLQRKDYIRYDDFPLLTKNGKVQEVEFTSNIYRVGEEKILQCNFRDITDRKLAEEELRKTEERYREFYQKSPIGYQSLDSEGRFIEINQAWLDDMGYQRDEVIGHWFGDFLLPDQVELFRQRFPVFKATGNASTEFYMSRKNGSVVLMAFSGKIARDAKGNFKQTHCTLQDITQKHLAEEAIKENQRKYKALFESISDAVFVCYIESRKWSDEFVELNKMASSMLGYEHEELLKISAKNLFFYASSGLLLKETTDDLYAQHMITRESNLRHKDGHIIPVEITFHLFDLQGRPAVLTLAHDISNRKIAAYELEQSHSRLIKAEQVAGFGYWEFDLSSGLVNPSEGARAIYGLTEDTVTISFVQMIPVPEYRAFLDTALNNLITQNIPYDIEFKIKRPSDGAILYIHSIAEFDPERNVVFGTIQDITKRKQAEELLRVSEARFRSTFDQSPIGAAIYDSDLKYRQVNDKFCRMLGYSDKELNSLTVRDITYTDDLDQDIDQLNHLKNGDINRYETDKRYLHKNGSIFWAHISVAIIKDSDGNFLYYLAMIMDITARKEAEDALQKYKLIAEDSRDIILFMDRITGQILEANNAAVKAYGYSRKELLTMKIQDLRNPQAKMLTEKQIDYAYAHGMLFETSHMRKDGSIFPVEVSSRGADIEGTTTLINIIRDTTARKQAENALNESLQNYQVLFNSVTDAILVHQPEADYSVGKFIEVNDAAMSMLGYNRKELLQITPAEILLDGKYRIDEAPDVIRNVEQSNEVVAEYTLVTKKGELIPVELHSRMFELGGKRTVITLARDIRERKKLEEEQKKLRYQSEMSSRLAAVGEMAAGIAHEINNPLTGVIGFASILMEREDLPRDVMEQLQIINSGSQRVVDIVKRMLTFARQAKPVRHQVNITELIDNTLELRSYVLKTANIAVIKQYEPDLPLLTVDPGQMQQVILNLILNAEYSMKKAHEKGTLNISVSRAGDRVKLSFRDDGLGMPPEILAKLFQPFFTTKEPGEGTGLGLSLSHGIILEHGGTIRGESTSGEGAEFIIELPVMTSDRMHAVTDPNAAVQSPTQKASILVIDDEATIRTLIRIVLVQDSYKVDECAVPQEAMSMIEKNRYDAILLDIRMPGVSGIELYSEIIAKWPKLTKRVIFITGDTSSELLINHDIPCIKKPFNIAVLKSALAKILSKAD, encoded by the coding sequence ATGAATGACAAAAGGCTGGACTTAGAAGCTTCCGAACTGCGATACCGCCGCCTTTTCGAAACCGCCCAAGACGGTATTCTTATTGTTGATGTATTATCCGGTAAAGTAACTGATATCAACCCATTTTTGTTAAATATGCTGGGATACACTCAGAAAGAAATTCTGGATAAAAGAATCTGGGAAATTAGTGTATTCCAAAATATAGCTTCCAGCCGCAAAGCTTTTGACGATCTGCAAAGAAAAGACTATATCCGCTATGATGATTTTCCGCTTCTGACAAAAAACGGTAAAGTGCAGGAGGTTGAATTTACCAGTAATATTTACCGGGTGGGTGAAGAGAAAATCCTCCAGTGCAATTTTCGGGATATTACAGACCGGAAATTGGCCGAAGAAGAATTACGCAAAACCGAGGAACGCTATCGGGAGTTTTATCAAAAATCACCAATTGGCTATCAATCACTGGATTCCGAAGGCCGTTTTATAGAGATAAATCAAGCCTGGCTTGATGATATGGGATACCAACGGGACGAGGTTATCGGGCACTGGTTCGGGGATTTTTTACTGCCTGACCAGGTGGAGCTTTTTAGACAGCGTTTTCCCGTTTTCAAAGCTACCGGCAATGCCTCAACTGAGTTTTATATGAGCCGAAAAAATGGTTCAGTAGTGCTGATGGCATTCAGCGGGAAAATAGCCCGTGATGCTAAAGGAAATTTTAAACAAACACATTGTACGTTGCAGGATATCACCCAAAAGCATTTAGCGGAAGAAGCTATCAAGGAAAACCAGCGTAAGTATAAAGCTCTTTTTGAAAGTATAAGCGATGCGGTTTTTGTCTGCTATATTGAAAGCCGCAAATGGTCTGATGAATTTGTTGAGCTGAATAAAATGGCATCTTCCATGCTGGGGTATGAACATGAAGAACTGCTGAAAATATCTGCAAAAAATCTGTTTTTTTACGCTTCATCCGGTCTCCTGTTAAAAGAGACTACTGATGACCTGTATGCGCAGCATATGATAACCCGTGAGTCAAATCTGAGGCATAAAGATGGACATATTATCCCTGTGGAAATAACATTCCATTTATTTGATTTGCAGGGCCGACCGGCGGTGTTGACTCTGGCCCACGATATCAGCAACCGTAAAATAGCTGCCTATGAACTGGAACAAAGCCATAGCCGTTTGATAAAAGCCGAACAGGTAGCCGGGTTCGGGTATTGGGAGTTTGATTTGTCAAGCGGGTTGGTGAATCCATCTGAAGGAGCCAGAGCGATATATGGCTTGACAGAAGATACAGTGACCATTTCTTTTGTTCAGATGATACCTGTCCCAGAATACCGTGCCTTTTTGGATACGGCGTTAAATAACCTGATTACCCAAAATATTCCGTATGATATCGAGTTCAAAATTAAGCGTCCTTCCGATGGGGCTATCTTATATATACACTCTATAGCAGAGTTTGACCCTGAGCGGAATGTGGTTTTCGGGACTATACAGGATATTACTAAAAGAAAACAGGCTGAAGAATTGCTCCGTGTCAGTGAAGCCAGATTCCGCTCAACTTTTGACCAGTCACCCATAGGTGCTGCAATATATGATTCGGATTTAAAATACCGTCAGGTAAATGATAAATTCTGCCGGATGTTAGGGTACTCTGATAAAGAGCTTAATAGTTTGACAGTACGAGATATCACTTATACAGATGATTTAGATCAGGATATAGACCAATTAAATCACCTGAAAAACGGGGATATAAACCGTTATGAAACAGATAAAAGATATCTCCACAAAAATGGCAGTATTTTCTGGGCACATATTTCAGTTGCGATTATCAAGGATTCAGATGGTAACTTTTTATATTATCTGGCTATGATTATGGATATTACCGCACGCAAAGAAGCCGAAGATGCACTGCAAAAGTACAAACTAATTGCTGAAGACAGCCGGGATATTATCCTTTTTATGGATAGAATAACAGGACAAATATTGGAAGCTAACAATGCAGCTGTAAAAGCTTATGGGTATAGCCGTAAAGAACTGTTGACCATGAAAATACAGGACCTGCGTAACCCACAGGCTAAAATGCTTACCGAAAAGCAGATTGATTATGCTTATGCTCACGGTATGCTTTTTGAAACTTCCCATATGCGTAAAGACGGTAGTATTTTCCCGGTAGAGGTCAGTTCACGCGGAGCAGATATTGAAGGCACAACAACCCTGATAAATATTATCCGTGATACCACTGCAAGGAAGCAGGCTGAAAATGCACTTAATGAAAGCTTGCAAAATTATCAGGTGCTTTTTAACAGTGTTACGGATGCTATTTTAGTGCATCAGCCTGAAGCAGATTATTCAGTCGGGAAATTTATAGAAGTAAATGATGCTGCCATGTCAATGTTGGGCTACAACCGGAAAGAACTGCTGCAAATTACTCCGGCGGAAATTTTACTGGATGGTAAATATCGGATAGATGAAGCCCCCGATGTTATAAGAAACGTGGAGCAAAGCAATGAAGTGGTAGCTGAGTATACACTGGTAACCAAAAAAGGCGAATTAATCCCAGTGGAATTGCATTCACGTATGTTTGAACTTGGTGGTAAGCGTACTGTTATTACACTTGCCAGAGATATACGCGAACGTAAAAAGCTGGAAGAGGAACAGAAAAAACTGCGTTACCAGTCAGAGATGTCCAGCCGTTTGGCGGCAGTAGGCGAAATGGCGGCTGGCATTGCACATGAGATAAATAACCCTCTCACCGGGGTAATAGGTTTTGCCTCTATACTTATGGAAAGGGAAGATTTACCAAGAGATGTAATGGAGCAGCTACAGATAATAAATTCCGGCAGCCAAAGGGTAGTAGATATTGTAAAGCGTATGCTTACGTTTGCCCGTCAAGCCAAACCGGTCAGACATCAGGTAAATATTACCGAACTTATTGATAATACTTTGGAGTTACGCAGTTATGTGCTTAAAACTGCCAATATAGCTGTGATAAAGCAATATGAGCCTGATCTGCCGTTATTGACGGTTGACCCCGGCCAGATGCAGCAGGTAATTTTAAACTTGATACTGAATGCAGAGTATTCTATGAAAAAAGCTCATGAAAAAGGTACTCTGAATATCTCTGTCAGCAGAGCAGGTGATAGGGTGAAACTGTCTTTCCGTGATGACGGGTTGGGTATGCCGCCTGAAATACTGGCAAAACTATTCCAGCCGTTTTTTACTACCAAAGAACCCGGTGAAGGTACCGGTTTGGGTCTAAGCCTGTCACATGGCATTATTCTGGAACATGGGGGTACTATTCGGGGTGAGAGTACATCCGGTGAAGGAGCTGAATTCATTATTGAACTGCCGGTAATGACTTCAGATAGAATGCATGCAGTTACTGACCCAAATGCTGCGGTTCAAAGTCCAACCCAAAAAGCATCAATACTGGTAATTGATGATGAAGCTACAATTCGGACACTGATACGGATTGTGCTTGTTCAGGATAGTTACAAAGTGGATGAGTGTGCCGTGCCTCAGGAAGCTATGTCCATGATTGAAAAAAATAGATACGATGCAATTCTCTTAGATATACGTATGCCCGGGGTGAGTGGCATTGAACTTTATTCAGAGATAATTGCCAAATGGCCAAAATTGACTAAACGGGTTATCTTTATTACCGGTGATACATCCAGTGAGCTTCTGATTAACCATGATATCCCGTGTATTAAAAAGCCGTTTAATATTGCAGTGTTAAAAAGTGCACTGGCCAAGATACTTTCAAAAGCAGACTGA
- a CDS encoding DUF4256 domain-containing protein yields the protein MDNNNGIGKELSADQRVKVFNVLKTRFEQNTNRHKGFEWGEIEKRLAANAEKLWSLNEMEKSGGEPDVIDYDKATGEYIFYDCSAESPEGRRKMCYDGEAAKKRAAPGGNVVDAAQDMGIELLTEGQYRQLQEYGNFDTKTESWLKTPPDIRKLGGAVFADYRYGHVFVFHNSATSWYSSRGFRGLLRV from the coding sequence ATGGATAACAATAATGGTATCGGAAAAGAATTATCGGCGGATCAGCGTGTCAAAGTTTTTAACGTGCTGAAAACCCGTTTTGAACAAAATACGAACCGCCATAAAGGTTTTGAATGGGGTGAGATAGAAAAAAGGCTGGCGGCAAATGCTGAAAAGCTGTGGTCACTAAATGAAATGGAAAAATCCGGCGGTGAACCGGATGTGATTGACTATGATAAGGCAACAGGTGAATATATATTTTATGATTGTTCAGCCGAAAGCCCCGAAGGACGCCGCAAAATGTGTTATGACGGTGAGGCAGCCAAAAAACGGGCAGCACCCGGCGGTAACGTTGTGGATGCGGCACAGGACATGGGTATTGAGCTTTTAACAGAGGGGCAATACCGCCAATTGCAGGAATACGGTAATTTTGACACCAAGACCGAGAGCTGGCTAAAAACGCCGCCTGATATCAGAAAACTGGGCGGGGCTGTTTTTGCTGATTATCGTTACGGGCATGTTTTTGTTTTTCATAACAGCGCCACTTCATGGTATAGCAGCAGAGGATTTCGCGGTTTGCTGAGGGTTTAA
- a CDS encoding HD-GYP domain-containing protein — protein sequence MAGELFPELIGEPNLNLKLKAKVYQFVYLVKVAGICMLLGKRAGYGIYDLPVLGTAALPMNLGYINLSGNEINMIDPFCEPQSVNIKNHPLETWKILLNYKCIHPDTLNAIKHHERYDGNGYPDKLSGVLTPLSSQILAVADSYDAMTSLRPYRQPLSQEAAVKELLACRGSQFNPKVVDAFVEVLNNVNKPSAKPIYL from the coding sequence ATGGCAGGCGAACTTTTCCCTGAACTCATTGGTGAACCAAATTTAAATCTGAAATTAAAAGCCAAAGTATACCAATTTGTATATCTCGTAAAAGTAGCCGGAATTTGCATGCTTCTGGGTAAACGGGCAGGATATGGCATATACGACCTGCCAGTCTTAGGAACTGCCGCTTTGCCGATGAATTTGGGATATATAAACCTGAGCGGAAATGAAATAAATATGATAGACCCGTTTTGTGAACCTCAATCTGTCAATATAAAAAATCATCCGCTTGAAACATGGAAAATACTCTTAAACTATAAATGCATTCACCCCGACACACTGAATGCTATTAAACACCACGAACGGTACGATGGCAACGGATACCCTGATAAGCTCTCAGGAGTACTTACCCCTCTATCATCCCAGATACTGGCTGTAGCAGACTCTTATGACGCTATGACATCACTCCGTCCGTACCGTCAGCCTCTAAGCCAAGAGGCAGCTGTAAAAGAACTTCTGGCCTGTAGGGGCAGTCAATTCAATCCAAAGGTGGTAGATGCTTTTGTAGAAGTACTTAACAATGTAAATAAACCCTCTGCGAAACCAATTTATCTTTAG
- a CDS encoding tetratricopeptide repeat protein: protein MTVISEKTSPTLADNYPSEAVNFYNQGNDKACQGNFGIAINFYTKAISYATGFSLAYTNRGFAYFALKEYSKAISDCNYAIKLNPNDSRVYFNLGHCLLAKIKRIKLRKISTNALTLPMTPLL from the coding sequence GTGACGGTGATATCGGAAAAAACCAGCCCTACCCTGGCGGATAATTATCCGTCTGAAGCGGTCAATTTTTATAACCAGGGCAATGATAAAGCCTGTCAGGGAAATTTCGGAATAGCCATTAATTTTTATACCAAAGCCATATCTTATGCCACAGGCTTCAGTTTGGCTTACACTAACCGTGGCTTTGCCTATTTCGCCCTGAAAGAGTATTCAAAAGCTATCTCGGACTGTAACTATGCCATCAAGTTGAACCCAAATGACTCCAGAGTATATTTCAATCTGGGTCACTGTCTGTTGGCAAAAATAAAACGAATAAAGCTAAGGAAAATTTCAACAAATGCCTTAACCTTGCCAATGACCCCTCTCTTATAG
- a CDS encoding XRE family transcriptional regulator: MNNLPQKIRSLRIAKGWSQQQLADKIGVPRTNISQLEQGRRPNPSAEKLVKFASVLDVNINEFYEAMGIRNNTAQVPERRLESPEEILERLRLATPMSIPVYSEFRAHAGDTGFAPVEYIYRTRVREAPRHNIESYIVKGKCMEPKIENGDIVIVDRDMVPERGDIVLCLIDDELRVAKIIEHNGEYILKNGDGTHSVKECQAIAVIIEVTKRLKH, from the coding sequence ATGAATAATTTGCCTCAAAAGATACGGAGCTTAAGGATCGCTAAGGGATGGTCTCAGCAACAACTTGCTGATAAGATTGGTGTTCCTAGGACTAATATTAGTCAATTAGAGCAAGGCCGGAGGCCAAATCCCAGTGCTGAGAAGCTAGTAAAATTCGCAAGTGTCTTAGACGTAAATATTAATGAATTTTATGAAGCGATGGGAATACGTAATAATACTGCTCAGGTACCAGAACGTCGGCTTGAAAGTCCTGAAGAAATACTTGAACGATTAAGATTGGCTACTCCAATGAGTATCCCTGTGTATTCTGAATTTAGAGCGCATGCAGGTGATACGGGATTTGCACCAGTTGAATACATTTATCGAACACGTGTACGTGAAGCTCCGCGCCATAATATAGAATCGTATATAGTTAAGGGTAAATGTATGGAACCCAAGATTGAAAATGGTGACATTGTAATTGTGGATAGAGATATGGTTCCTGAGCGTGGAGATATTGTCCTATGCCTTATTGACGATGAACTCAGAGTAGCAAAAATCATTGAACATAATGGAGAATATATCCTTAAGAATGGTGATGGTACTCATTCTGTAAAAGAATGCCAGGCAATAGCTGTAATAATTGAAGTAACCAAGAGGTTAAAACATTAA
- a CDS encoding DUF5131 family protein translates to MNRTKIEYLDYCWNFVTGCNNWKDPRICGGGGSEFECWAKAMAKRFGRSFEPTVHTNRLYEPFTVKTPGARIGVCFTGDLFADDINPFEKKWLPIDDSGLVECSLRDSVFSIVRANPEQQFYFLTKCPWNLSKWGVFPDNAYVGISMTGGKSFPDCFALINFLKVAQAKHKWISFEPLTTYIPSLLTLRAIQSVDYVVIGGFSPSRFPVLNK, encoded by the coding sequence ATGAATCGCACTAAGATTGAATATCTAGACTACTGCTGGAACTTTGTTACCGGCTGTAATAACTGGAAGGATCCGAGAATTTGCGGCGGCGGCGGTTCAGAGTTTGAGTGCTGGGCTAAGGCTATGGCCAAACGCTTCGGCCGTAGTTTTGAACCCACTGTACATACTAATCGGCTGTATGAACCATTTACAGTAAAAACTCCGGGAGCCAGAATAGGCGTTTGTTTCACCGGAGACCTATTCGCAGATGATATCAACCCATTTGAAAAAAAATGGCTGCCGATTGATGATTCAGGTTTAGTCGAATGCTCATTACGTGATTCGGTATTTTCCATTGTCCGGGCTAATCCTGAACAGCAATTCTATTTCCTGACAAAATGCCCTTGGAATCTGAGCAAATGGGGTGTATTCCCGGACAATGCTTATGTGGGTATATCCATGACGGGCGGGAAATCATTTCCCGATTGCTTCGCCTTAATCAACTTTTTAAAGGTAGCCCAGGCAAAACATAAATGGATATCGTTTGAACCGCTGACGACCTATATTCCTTCGCTATTAACCCTCAGAGCCATTCAATCCGTTGACTATGTGGTCATCGGGGGATTCTCTCCCTCCCGCTTCCCTGTCCTGAATAAATAG
- a CDS encoding CHC2 zinc finger domain-containing protein, translated as MTTATRKYTIDDILAKLQGVKKNGSGWMACCPAHADKNPSLSVSEKDGKVLLKCFAGCSYEQIVAALDMPPDEQPHEVKAPSKQSKKNSPLGKIVIAYPYEKKDGSLCYEHVRYQPKTFRFRHPDGKGGYINNMDGIDHILYRLPDLVRGIAEGKSVYIAEGERDVDNVRGLNLVATCNDCGAGKWEDRYSDELKGAPQVIIISDKDEPGRKHASEVALSVHNRGVPVKIIEMPGEFQKTEDGYTGVKDFTDWLNAGGTAPQLEKLVAEAPVYVPPLIQDSLREISGERYCVENGRVCQIKGGRDGSLTLPLCNFTARVTEEITRDNGVEVSKFFRILGHDYAGNNLPAIEVSASSFPGLNWVVSEWGMRAIIGAGQSVKDCLREAMQLLSQNAQARHIYTHTGWRHINGQDIFLSQGGAIGCDGVDVDLEPQLQRYFLGTPDPEKLKESIRASLNFLYIADLSVTLPLWTTMYLSPLAEALEPAFTLWLVAVSGSYKSTLSALALCHFGDFDNNHLPASWRDTGNQLEKLLFTAKDLPLVIDDWAPGQDNNKKRELEAKAEHIIRAQGNHQGRGRMRSDTTSRLSYYPRGMLVTSGEHTPSGHSHTARIISVRLEKEMVDLGLMTEAQTKDRHLYRQAMANYIAWLQPNWLERKCELRQQFTRLRAEITNELSDCKIHSRLPDVVAILLIALTTALEFAKSTGELKADEYDLFMNEGRRYFMDMAKEQGEMVEEQRPGQRAIEAIQASLRIGTAVLRNKNDAALTELPSGKTAIGWRDYMNGHTLLDPAATYQVIVQHCAKSNNPYTINELETWRDLNRMGFTEASNDGRPTVMARVTAIPKSFRVVKVKNEAIGLAETTSLPLDGMENV; from the coding sequence ATGACAACAGCAACACGTAAATATACGATAGACGATATACTGGCCAAACTACAAGGCGTTAAAAAGAATGGCTCCGGTTGGATGGCCTGCTGCCCTGCCCATGCCGATAAAAACCCGTCTCTGTCCGTCAGTGAAAAGGATGGCAAAGTACTCCTGAAGTGTTTCGCAGGATGTAGTTATGAACAGATAGTAGCCGCTTTAGATATGCCACCAGATGAACAACCCCATGAGGTTAAAGCACCTTCGAAGCAATCCAAGAAAAATTCACCGCTGGGCAAGATAGTTATAGCGTACCCTTATGAGAAAAAAGACGGGTCTTTATGCTACGAGCATGTACGCTACCAACCAAAAACTTTCAGATTTAGACATCCGGACGGCAAGGGCGGATATATCAACAATATGGATGGGATAGACCATATTTTATACCGGCTGCCTGATCTGGTACGCGGGATAGCCGAAGGTAAATCAGTCTACATTGCTGAAGGTGAACGGGACGTTGATAACGTACGCGGCTTAAACTTGGTCGCAACGTGTAATGATTGTGGCGCCGGTAAATGGGAAGACAGGTACTCTGACGAATTAAAAGGTGCGCCCCAGGTAATCATAATCTCCGATAAAGACGAACCTGGACGTAAACATGCGTCCGAGGTTGCCCTATCTGTCCATAACAGAGGCGTACCGGTCAAGATTATCGAGATGCCGGGGGAATTCCAAAAGACCGAGGACGGCTATACCGGGGTTAAAGACTTTACTGACTGGCTGAATGCCGGCGGAACTGCCCCCCAGCTGGAAAAACTGGTAGCCGAGGCGCCGGTCTATGTACCGCCGCTAATTCAGGACTCGCTCCGTGAAATATCCGGAGAGCGGTATTGTGTGGAAAACGGCCGGGTCTGCCAAATAAAAGGCGGCAGAGACGGGTCTTTAACTCTCCCCCTGTGTAATTTTACAGCCAGGGTAACAGAGGAAATAACCAGGGACAACGGGGTAGAAGTATCCAAGTTTTTCCGGATACTTGGCCATGATTACGCCGGTAATAATCTGCCCGCTATTGAGGTATCAGCTTCTTCCTTCCCCGGGTTAAACTGGGTAGTATCTGAGTGGGGTATGAGGGCTATCATAGGCGCCGGCCAGAGCGTTAAAGACTGCCTGAGAGAGGCTATGCAGCTGCTCTCCCAAAATGCCCAAGCCCGCCATATCTACACTCATACCGGCTGGCGCCATATCAACGGGCAGGATATATTCCTCTCCCAGGGCGGGGCTATCGGCTGTGACGGTGTGGATGTAGACCTTGAACCCCAGCTCCAGCGCTACTTCCTGGGCACACCAGATCCAGAGAAGTTAAAAGAATCTATCAGGGCCAGCCTGAACTTTCTCTACATTGCCGACCTATCCGTTACCCTGCCGCTCTGGACAACGATGTATCTATCCCCGCTAGCCGAAGCTCTTGAACCGGCTTTTACCCTGTGGCTGGTAGCCGTATCCGGCAGTTATAAGTCAACACTGTCTGCCTTGGCACTCTGCCACTTCGGGGATTTTGATAATAACCATCTGCCGGCGTCTTGGCGGGATACCGGTAACCAGCTGGAAAAGTTGTTATTCACCGCCAAGGACCTGCCGTTGGTTATAGATGACTGGGCACCCGGTCAGGATAATAATAAAAAACGAGAGTTGGAAGCCAAGGCTGAACATATCATCCGTGCCCAGGGCAACCATCAGGGGCGCGGCCGGATGCGCTCAGATACAACCTCACGCCTGAGTTATTATCCCCGCGGCATGCTTGTTACATCCGGAGAGCATACACCCTCCGGCCATTCTCATACTGCCCGTATTATCAGTGTCCGGCTGGAAAAAGAAATGGTTGACCTGGGCTTAATGACCGAGGCTCAGACTAAGGACCGCCATCTATACCGCCAGGCCATGGCCAACTATATCGCCTGGCTACAACCGAACTGGCTTGAGCGCAAATGTGAACTCCGGCAGCAATTTACCCGGCTGCGGGCAGAGATTACCAATGAATTAAGCGACTGCAAAATACATTCCCGCCTGCCGGATGTAGTAGCCATCCTGTTGATTGCGCTGACTACTGCTTTAGAGTTTGCCAAATCTACCGGCGAGCTTAAGGCGGATGAATACGATTTATTCATGAATGAGGGCCGGCGGTATTTCATGGACATGGCCAAGGAGCAGGGCGAAATGGTTGAAGAGCAGCGCCCGGGCCAGAGGGCTATTGAGGCTATCCAGGCATCACTGCGTATCGGTACGGCAGTACTACGCAATAAAAACGATGCTGCCCTGACTGAACTCCCCTCAGGTAAAACTGCCATCGGCTGGCGAGACTACATGAACGGGCATACCCTGCTGGATCCGGCTGCCACTTACCAGGTAATAGTCCAGCACTGCGCTAAGTCCAACAATCCCTATACCATCAACGAGCTGGAAACATGGCGGGATTTAAACCGCATGGGATTTACCGAGGCCTCAAATGACGGCAGGCCTACGGTTATGGCCAGAGTTACAGCTATCCCGAAGTCATTCAGGGTAGTTAAGGTGAAAAATGAGGCTATCGGGTTGGCAGAAACAACATCCCTGCCGCTGGATGGTATGGAAAATGTGTAA
- a CDS encoding recombinase family protein, producing the protein MKVALYARVSTVDKNQNPEVQMAELREYCRRQDWEISEEYIDLASASDFVHRKAWARSMEDAAKRKYKALVVWKMDRAFRDIEMAWRTVKILRGYGIDMVFMTQPELNVAGPAGDLIFTIYAGFAQFERDIIRERSMAGMLHAKKCGTKSGNPIGKPRIDIGITKVCKAYQLGGRKFSAAAEIISKWVGKKVTPGFVQIRLQRECQAQGLTIPQLVDMELEKEEVTA; encoded by the coding sequence ATGAAAGTAGCGTTATATGCCAGGGTAAGCACTGTTGATAAGAACCAGAACCCGGAAGTCCAGATGGCCGAGCTCCGTGAATATTGCCGGCGGCAGGACTGGGAAATATCTGAAGAGTATATAGATCTGGCTTCTGCCAGTGACTTCGTCCACCGAAAGGCCTGGGCACGGTCCATGGAAGACGCTGCCAAGCGAAAGTATAAAGCCCTGGTGGTCTGGAAAATGGATCGGGCTTTCAGGGATATAGAGATGGCCTGGCGGACCGTAAAGATTTTACGGGGTTATGGTATCGATATGGTTTTTATGACCCAGCCGGAGCTCAATGTCGCCGGTCCGGCCGGAGACCTTATCTTTACCATCTATGCAGGGTTTGCCCAGTTTGAAAGAGACATCATCCGAGAGCGGTCAATGGCGGGGATGTTACATGCAAAAAAGTGCGGCACTAAGTCGGGTAATCCAATCGGCAAGCCCCGCATAGATATTGGCATCACAAAAGTTTGTAAAGCCTATCAGCTAGGCGGTAGGAAGTTTTCCGCAGCGGCCGAGATTATCAGCAAGTGGGTTGGTAAAAAAGTGACCCCGGGGTTTGTCCAGATCCGGCTGCAAAGAGAGTGCCAGGCTCAAGGTCTGACCATCCCCCAGCTGGTGGATATGGAGCTGGAAAAAGAAGAGGTAACGGCATGA
- a CDS encoding DUF1643 domain-containing protein, with amino-acid sequence MTELMHTINLQIPAGAIFTDDRRYRYVLWRVHNPNLPMLGVVCLNPSTANETMNDPTVTRLSARVNKFYSVFGGFIIVNLFGLVSANPQILLNNPDAIGEMNDYFIMRMVSLTKCQLCGWGSFKPVKYRDEAVYSMLSNPVCLGINKDGQPKHPLYISYTTPIVEYHRGEVTA; translated from the coding sequence ATGACAGAATTAATGCACACCATTAACTTGCAGATACCCGCAGGGGCTATTTTTACTGATGACCGGCGATATCGTTATGTTTTATGGAGAGTACATAACCCGAATTTACCAATGTTAGGGGTTGTCTGTCTAAACCCGAGTACAGCAAACGAAACGATGAATGATCCTACTGTGACCAGATTATCCGCCAGGGTTAATAAGTTTTACTCAGTATTTGGCGGTTTTATCATAGTCAATCTATTTGGTTTAGTTTCAGCTAATCCTCAGATTCTTTTAAATAATCCGGACGCTATAGGCGAGATGAATGACTACTTCATTATGAGGATGGTCAGCCTAACTAAGTGTCAACTATGCGGATGGGGTTCATTTAAGCCAGTTAAATACAGGGATGAAGCTGTCTATTCTATGCTTTCTAATCCGGTATGTCTCGGTATTAATAAAGATGGGCAACCTAAACATCCGCTATATATCAGTTATACCACTCCCATAGTGGAGTATCACCGGGGAGAGGTGACGGCATGA